Genomic segment of Magnetospirillum sp. WYHS-4:
CCCCACGAAAGCTGAAGGTAAAGGCTAGCGGCCGTCCTTGGGACCGGCGTACCAAATGATGGTCGGGATCGGGTTGGCCGATTCCCGCACGCCCCGCCCCCTCGCCGGTCGCGATCATGTCCTTCGATGGGGCCAAAGTTCCCGTTCTCCCACCCACAGCCTTGTCGGCGAAGGAACTATGACGGCCCCGGCTCCATCCGGCAAGTGGCGAAGTGGCTTCCCTGTCGGGTGGCTCCCCGGCTATAAGAGGAGACGGGCAAAATCCTGGGAGCCCCTCGTGCTGAACATCATCCTCGTTCCGATTCATCCGGCTGGCTGGCCGTTCATCGCCGTCTTCGCCGCGGCAACCCTGGGCTTGGCCTTCGTGGCCGAGCCGTTGGGGTGGCTGGGCGTGGCGTTGACCGCTTGGTGCGCCTATTTCTTCCGCGATCCCGACCGTGTCACGCCGCAGGGCGAGTCCCTGGCCGTCGCGCCGGCCGACGGGGTGGTCTGCCTGATCGACGAGGCGGTTCCCCCGCCTCAACTCGACATGGGCGACGATCCCCGGCCGCGGGTCTGCATCTTCATGAACGTGTTCAACGTCCATGTGAACCGCGCGCCCCTGGCGGGGCGGATCGGCAAACTGGCCTATGTGCCCGGCCGCTTCGTCAATGCCTCCCTCGACAAGGCCAGCGAGTTCAACGAACGCCAGTGCGTGCGCCTGACCACCCCGGCCGGGCAGGATATCGCCTTCGTGCAGATCGCCGGCTTGGTGGCGCGGCGCATCGTCTGCTTCGTCAAGGAAGGGGACGAACTCCAGGCCGGGGAGCGCTTCGGCCTGATCCGCTTCGGCAGCCGGGTCGACACCTACCTGCCGGCCAACGCCGCGCCTCAGGTCTGCGTCGGCCAGAAGACCATCGCCGGGGAAACCGTGATCGCCGACCTGGCGTCGCGCGAGCCGCCGCGCCGCGGGGAAGTCCGATAATGACCACCGCCGAACGCCGCGCGCTGCGCCGGGAACGCCTCAAGGGCCTGCCGATCAACCGCATGATTCCCAACATGCTGACGCTGCTGGCCCTTTGCGCCGGGCTGTCGTCGATCCGCTTCGCCCTGCTGGATCGCTTCGACTTGGCGGCCCTGGCCATTCTGGTCGCCGCCATCTTCGACGGCCTCGACGGCCGCGTCGCCCGTATCCTCAAGGGCGCGAGCAAGTTCGGCGCCGAACTGGATTCCCTCTCGGACTTCCTCAGCTTCGGCGTCGCCCCGGCACTCACCCTCTATCTTTGGGCGCTGCGCGACACCGGGCCGGGCGCCTGGCTGCTGGTGCTGTTCTACGTCATGTGCGCCGCCCTGCGCTTGGCGCGCTTCAACACGGCCCTCGAAGACGACACGCCGCCCGCCTGGACCCGCAACTACTTTACCGGCGTGCCGTCGCCGGCCGGGGCCGGCTTGGTGCTGCTGCCTCTCATTCTCGCCCACCTTTTCGGCGACGATCCGTTCCGCGGCACCGAGGCCATCGGCTTCTTCCTCGTCGCCGCCGGCGCCCTGATGGTCAGCACCTTGCCCACCTTCTCCTTCAAGAAATTCAAGGTCGACCACCGCTTCGTCCTGCCCATGATGCTGTTCTTCGGCCTGATGGCCGCCACCATGATCAGTGCCCCGTGGGCCGGGGCTGCGACCCTGCTGATTCTCTATCTGGCCAGCATCCCCCTGGCGGTCCGTTCCTACCGCGCCCTGAAGAAACGCGATGCGGCGGATTTGGCCGCTTCCAGCGATGCGCCGGACCAGCAGGTTTCCCCTTGACGGGGGCCCAAACGTCCCGTATGAGAACGCCTCCCCGGAGCCGCCAGACGGCGCCGCCGCGATAATGTCGAGAGGATCGGGACCATGGCGAGAAAGTGTGTGCTGTCCGGAAAGGGCGTGCTGACCGGCAACAACCGCAGCCACGCGGAAAACAAGACCCGTCGCCGCTTCCTGCCCAACCTGCAGGTGGTGTCGATGTTCAGCGACGCCCTTGGGGATACCATCCGCATCCGCCTCTCCACGCGCTCGATCAAGACGGTCGAGAGCAAGGGTGGGATCGACGCCTATCTTCTCGGCATCGCCAGCACCAAGCTCGGCGACGAGGCACGGCGCATCAAGCGACGCATCGTGAAGGCCATGGAGGCCAAGGCCGCCTGACGCGTGCCTCCATCGCCCTTGAAAAAAGGTCCGCGGCCTCTGCGGGCCTTTTTTGTTGCCTTGTTTCGACCGTTGGACCGAGGACGGCCCCATGCAAGCCAAGACCCTTTTTTCCCACGACTTGGACGGTATCGACTTCGCCAAGCTGGCGGAATTGTTTCGGCGTTCGCGTAACAAGCAACGGGACGCCTTCGATGTGGAAGCGGCGTTCCGCGGCAGCTACGCGGCCGTCGTGGCGTGGGAGGACGGCCAGGTGGTGGGCGCCGTCCGGGCGATTTCCGACGGCATCTACTTCGCCGCCATCGTCGACATGGCCGTCGACCCCGACCACCAGGGCAAGGGCCTCGGCACGGCCCTGATGGGGGCCCTGCTGCTCCGCCTGCCGCGCTGCAAGGTCTATCTGCGGGGCATCGAAGGAACGGAAAGTTTCTACCAGCGCTTCGGATTCCGCGTCGAGGAAGGCGCCATGGGCCTGTTTCTGGACGAGAGCCGCCAAGCCGAGATCACCGGCCTGCCCCCCACTCCATGAAAGAGCGATGGCCCGGACTGGCATCCGGGCCATTTCTCAGCCGGTCAGCGGCCGTTGCGCGGGCCCCCGCCGCCCCCGCCGCCCCCGCGCGGACCACCCATCATCGGACCACCGCCGGGACCACCCTGGCGCCCCATGCCGGGACCGCCTTGCGGACCACCCATCATCTGGCCGCCGCCGGGGCCACCTTGGCGCCCCATGCCGGAACCGCCTTGCGGGCCACCCATCATCGGGCCGCCGCCGGGGCCACCTTGGCGCCCCATGCCGGAACCGCCTTGCGGGCCACCCATCATCGGACCGCCGCCGGGACCACCTTGGCGCCCCATGCCGGAACCGCCTTGCGGGCCACCCATCATCGGACCGCCGCCGGGGCCACCTTGGCGCCCCATGCCGGGACCGCCTTGCCCCCATCCCTGCCTATTGGGCGAAGCTCCGGGTCCGCCCTGGGCTCCCGGCGGGTTCTCCCAGTTGGTGCCCGGACCGCCGCGCATGCCCGGCGGGTTGTTGTCGAAGTCGCGCCGGCCCTGCTGGCCGCCCATGCCCTGCTGGCCGCCCATGCGCCGGTCAGGCGAAGCTCCGGGTCCGCCCTGGGCTCCCGGCGGGTTCTCCCAGTTGGTGCCCGGACCGCCGCGCATGCCCGGCGGGTTGTTGTCGAAGTCGCGCCGGCCCTGCTGGCCGCCCATTCCCTGCTGGCCGCCCATGCGCCGGTCGGGCGAAGCTCCGGGTCCCCCCTGGGCTCCCGGCGGGTTCTCCCAGTTGGTGCCCGGACCGCCGCGCATGCCCGGCGGGTTGTTGTCGAAGTCGCGCCGGCCCTGCTGGCCGCCCATGCCCTGCTGGCCCTGCTGCGCCCAAGGAGGACGCTGGCCGCCCTGTTGCTGCGCCCAAGGGGGCGTCGGTTGCTGGGCCGCGGGAACGGCGGGCGCCGCCGGAGCGGTCGGAGCCGCGGGAACGCTTCCCGCGTCGCCCTGCTGGGCTATTGCGGAAACGCTCGTCGCCAGCATCAAAGCGGCAACCGCGACCGTCGTCTTGAAGAATTGGCTCGGCATCTTGGTACTCCCATGTTGGCCTTTGGCCGTCGGAAGCGAAATTCGCACAAATACGGGGCTTGTTCTGTGACGCCAATCAACATCCCGCATTCGACGGCCCTCCCGTGGAGACCAGTCTATCCGCAATCCGGAGATCCATCCAGACGGCGAGTGGCCTTGGAGACGAGGCGGAATCGAGCGTATAATGGATGCGTTGCAGAGAAGGCGGCGGCCGAAGGGCCTTCGGCCCTGGATCGGACGCTGCTCCCCATTCGAAGTTTCAACGAGGGAGCGTCTGCCATGAAATCCACACGGACTTGGTTCCTGATCGCCGACGGCTCGCGGGCCCGCGTCGTGGTGAACGAAGGTCCCGGCAAGGGTGTGCGCCCGGCCATGGACCACGAATTCGCCACGTCCTCGGCGCCCAGCCGCGAGTGGGGCGCCGACCGTCCTGGCCGCGCAGGCGGGCCCGGCGGCACCGGCCATGCCAAGGAGCCCAGGATCGATCTTCACGACTTCGCCAAGGAACGCTTCGCCGCCGAGATGGCCGCCATGTTGGACGAGGCCGCCGGCCGTAGGGCCTACGACCGGCTGATCCTGGTCGCCCCGCCCAAGGTATTGGGCAACTTGCGGTCGGCGCTGAAGAACGGGGCTCGCGAGCGGATCGCGGGCGAACTGTCCAAGGACCTAACCCACGTCGCGATCCGCGACTTGGCCGGCCACCTGGAAACCGTGCTGCCGATCTAAGCGCGGGCATGGGGGCCGAAAACGCGGCCCCCTTACCTCGCCGCCGCGAGAGAAATCCGGAGGGAGTTTTCCACCGCTTCCCGGGCCAGACCCTGGACGATGAAGACCAAGGTCGACTGCGCCAAGCCCGCCTCGGGCGGCAGCGGCTGCGGCGGGTGGAACAGGTGGTTGATGCCATGAATGGCGAACGGGCGATCTTCCCCCACCACCCGGAGCATGCCCTTGATCCGCAGGACCTTTTCCCCGTGGACGGCGAGCAGGTCGTTCATCCAGGCGGAAAAGGCGGTCCAATCGACGGGCCGGTCCAGGGTCAGACAGAAGGAGGCGATACCGTCGGTATGGCGGGCGGCGCCGTAGGCCCCGGGATTGAGCCAGCGCTTCAGGTCGGGAACCGGCGATGCCGGGCCGAACAGGCCGGCTTCCAGGATCGCGGCCGGGTCGACGTCCCCGTGGTCGGCCACCAGAACGGGCGCCGCCGGATTGATCTCGCTCAG
This window contains:
- a CDS encoding phosphatidylserine decarboxylase — translated: MNIILVPIHPAGWPFIAVFAAATLGLAFVAEPLGWLGVALTAWCAYFFRDPDRVTPQGESLAVAPADGVVCLIDEAVPPPQLDMGDDPRPRVCIFMNVFNVHVNRAPLAGRIGKLAYVPGRFVNASLDKASEFNERQCVRLTTPAGQDIAFVQIAGLVARRIVCFVKEGDELQAGERFGLIRFGSRVDTYLPANAAPQVCVGQKTIAGETVIADLASREPPRRGEVR
- a CDS encoding phosphatidylcholine/phosphatidylserine synthase — protein: MTTAERRALRRERLKGLPINRMIPNMLTLLALCAGLSSIRFALLDRFDLAALAILVAAIFDGLDGRVARILKGASKFGAELDSLSDFLSFGVAPALTLYLWALRDTGPGAWLLVLFYVMCAALRLARFNTALEDDTPPAWTRNYFTGVPSPAGAGLVLLPLILAHLFGDDPFRGTEAIGFFLVAAGALMVSTLPTFSFKKFKVDHRFVLPMMLFFGLMAATMISAPWAGAATLLILYLASIPLAVRSYRALKKRDAADLAASSDAPDQQVSP
- the rpmB gene encoding 50S ribosomal protein L28, which encodes MARKCVLSGKGVLTGNNRSHAENKTRRRFLPNLQVVSMFSDALGDTIRIRLSTRSIKTVESKGGIDAYLLGIASTKLGDEARRIKRRIVKAMEAKAA
- a CDS encoding GNAT family N-acetyltransferase yields the protein MQAKTLFSHDLDGIDFAKLAELFRRSRNKQRDAFDVEAAFRGSYAAVVAWEDGQVVGAVRAISDGIYFAAIVDMAVDPDHQGKGLGTALMGALLLRLPRCKVYLRGIEGTESFYQRFGFRVEEGAMGLFLDESRQAEITGLPPTP
- a CDS encoding host attachment protein, yielding MKSTRTWFLIADGSRARVVVNEGPGKGVRPAMDHEFATSSAPSREWGADRPGRAGGPGGTGHAKEPRIDLHDFAKERFAAEMAAMLDEAAGRRAYDRLILVAPPKVLGNLRSALKNGARERIAGELSKDLTHVAIRDLAGHLETVLPI